One Tissierellales bacterium genomic region harbors:
- a CDS encoding DUF6037 family protein, whose protein sequence is MILDGLKPLYADMRKNNLERCKFKFVYNKVEFEVLYFIDCIPNKLSFGVLEKNFYFEKEVKKGFEITEYIEEYLKLCEILELKFSKDGKFKPFYFFELLNRKIPHNVDSTKKYLPSDGIRHDTRNNEDKIYFFGWLDNKHVNQKVSEENLQKTKAYLGVEAYTMCKRNNISSRWTAKNGDRKDYFLWGSD, encoded by the coding sequence ATGATATTAGATGGATTAAAACCATTGTATGCTGATATGCGTAAAAATAATTTGGAGAGATGTAAGTTTAAATTTGTTTATAATAAAGTAGAATTTGAAGTGTTATACTTTATCGATTGTATCCCAAATAAATTATCTTTTGGAGTTTTAGAAAAAAACTTCTATTTTGAAAAAGAGGTAAAAAAGGGATTTGAAATTACAGAGTATATTGAAGAATACTTAAAACTTTGTGAAATTCTTGAACTAAAATTTAGTAAAGATGGAAAGTTTAAGCCATTCTACTTTTTTGAATTGTTAAATAGAAAAATTCCTCATAATGTAGACAGCACTAAAAAGTATTTACCTAGTGATGGTATAAGACATGATACAAGAAATAATGAAGATAAAATATATTTCTTCGGATGGCTAGACAATAAACATGTTAATCAAAAAGTTTCAGAAGAAAATCTACAGAAAACAAAGGCCTATTTAGGGGTAGAAGCATATACAATGTGCAAAAGAAATAATATTAGTAGTAGATGGACAGCGAAAAATGGTGATAGAAAAGATTATTTTCTATGGGGGAGTGACTAA
- a CDS encoding DUF4121 family protein yields MNLQELRKLNLECSQELTLSMVEKINNEQSRISNRNCDIPQLGDVVFWGDRKYYITKIFTDSGICHIENYDDIPFISVVNGNTSVSTGGIPGTFYEIILDRLIKSGKEFKMFKSYFNCFTKSSDKKLEGKPEDYLVFYKLEVSSWNIK; encoded by the coding sequence ATGAATTTACAGGAATTAAGAAAATTAAATTTAGAGTGTTCTCAAGAACTTACTTTGTCCATGGTTGAGAAAATTAACAATGAACAAAGTAGAATTTCTAATCGAAACTGTGATATACCACAGTTAGGTGATGTTGTTTTTTGGGGTGACCGAAAATATTATATTACCAAAATTTTTACAGACAGTGGAATTTGTCATATTGAAAATTATGATGATATACCATTTATATCAGTTGTAAATGGTAATACTTCTGTTAGCACAGGAGGAATTCCTGGTACTTTTTATGAGATCATTCTTGATAGATTAATCAAGAGTGGTAAAGAGTTTAAAATGTTCAAGAGTTACTTTAACTGCTTTACAAAAAGTAGTGATAAGAAGTTAGAAGGAAAGCCTGAAGACTATCTTGTTTTCTACAAATTAGAAGTTAGCTCTTGGAATATTAAATAA
- a CDS encoding GIY-YIG nuclease family protein — protein MLDEFYLKDVSSRDEAKKHIKEKYDEEFYNGIKFAKPRKKDGVYSILMKSDNSFYHRFYDKIDTYCFMCHSKIEGKEADYYKKTIESEDYYFCSRECRDKYKATVSKYNEGEYQVKCIPDNMYGYIYLMYNKCTNIYYIGQTQFLPFFRWQEHIKTGGKGHISDMVFSILAEVGKDLRLSNDENQDLLNDIESWWINKFIEEGQEVYNLTIPKIKNSDLIKRFRKMIKMEEGLINENI, from the coding sequence ATGTTAGATGAGTTCTATTTAAAAGATGTATCCTCTAGAGATGAAGCTAAGAAACATATTAAAGAAAAGTATGATGAAGAGTTTTATAATGGAATTAAGTTCGCAAAACCAAGGAAGAAAGACGGTGTATACAGTATACTTATGAAGAGCGATAACTCTTTTTATCACAGATTTTATGATAAAATTGATACATATTGCTTCATGTGTCATAGTAAAATTGAGGGTAAAGAAGCAGACTACTATAAAAAAACGATTGAAAGTGAAGATTACTATTTTTGCTCAAGGGAATGTAGGGATAAGTATAAGGCAACTGTTTCTAAATATAATGAAGGAGAATATCAAGTAAAGTGTATTCCAGATAACATGTATGGTTATATTTACTTGATGTACAATAAGTGTACTAATATTTACTATATTGGCCAGACACAATTCCTGCCTTTTTTTAGATGGCAAGAGCATATTAAGACCGGAGGGAAGGGTCATATATCAGATATGGTCTTTAGTATTTTGGCAGAGGTTGGTAAAGATTTACGATTAAGTAATGATGAGAACCAGGATCTACTTAATGATATTGAGTCTTGGTGGATAAATAAATTTATAGAAGAAGGGCAAGAAGTTTATAACTTAACTATACCTAAGATAAAAAACTCAGACCTAATAAAGAGGTTTAGGAAGATGATTAAGATGGAAGAGGGGTTAATAAATGAAAATATTTGA
- a CDS encoding polymorphic toxin type 24 domain-containing protein, producing MSRSSNKLGPSAKATGDHSTFKKDSDGTTTNYRTYEQNSRNPSGFQEVKGYDGIGKSHGGVDTPHVHENGHVRKTTDSETPGSSSGSGCFITTACVKSLGLPDDCYELTILRGFRDTYMKSRVDGEVLIDKYYNIAPLITDKINTLDNNSEIWTSIFKDLVEYSVELIEKGSNEEAMKHYKAYIESLSTNYLVS from the coding sequence ATGAGTAGATCATCAAATAAACTTGGACCAAGTGCTAAGGCTACTGGGGATCATTCTACATTTAAAAAGGATTCTGATGGTACAACAACAAATTATCGAACTTATGAGCAGAATAGCCGTAATCCAAGTGGATTTCAAGAAGTTAAAGGATATGATGGTATTGGAAAATCTCACGGTGGAGTAGATACACCTCATGTACATGAAAACGGTCATGTTAGAAAAACTACAGATAGTGAAACACCAGGTTCAAGTTCAGGATCCGGATGCTTTATTACAACAGCTTGTGTAAAATCATTGGGTCTGCCGGATGATTGCTATGAGTTGACAATTTTACGAGGGTTTCGGGACACTTATATGAAATCTCGTGTAGATGGTGAGGTATTGATTGACAAATATTATAATATCGCACCATTAATAACAGATAAAATCAACACCTTAGATAATAATTCTGAAATTTGGACGTCTATTTTTAAGGATTTAGTAGAATACTCTGTTGAACTTATTGAAAAAGGAAGTAATGAAGAAGCAATGAAACATTATAAGGCATACATAGAGAGTTTATCAACAAATTATTTAGTTTCATAA
- a CDS encoding prepilin peptidase: MIGLLIGTFVNTCIERIPYEHGDSYIYSVCPVCYEKIKFPENIPFIGPFFNTWKCNSCGTRLSVRKLIIELINGVLFLLVYYTYGNSLSSLYFMIMCSILLIIFVIDYDHMIIPYRLNFILGFMGVINLIIGINSVGVKNAFLGAGLGFGLFLLIAIVTKGAMGGGDILLMGVLGLNFGYNIIWLIIMLSFLIGGFFSLLILLTGIKSRKESIPFGPFITISTILVILHGNNILSMYWSIMS; the protein is encoded by the coding sequence ATGATAGGATTACTAATTGGTACATTTGTTAATACATGCATAGAAAGAATCCCGTATGAACATGGAGATAGTTATATTTATTCAGTATGTCCAGTATGTTATGAAAAAATCAAGTTTCCTGAAAATATTCCTTTCATAGGACCATTTTTTAATACTTGGAAGTGTAATAGTTGTGGAACGAGATTGTCTGTTAGGAAACTAATTATAGAGCTTATAAACGGTGTTTTGTTTTTGCTTGTTTACTATACATATGGTAATTCATTATCTTCATTATATTTTATGATAATGTGTTCTATACTATTAATAATTTTTGTAATAGATTATGATCACATGATAATTCCTTACAGGCTGAATTTTATTCTTGGATTTATGGGAGTAATAAATCTAATCATAGGTATAAATTCTGTAGGAGTAAAAAATGCATTTTTAGGTGCAGGGCTAGGTTTTGGTTTGTTCTTATTAATAGCAATCGTTACAAAAGGAGCTATGGGTGGTGGTGATATATTATTAATGGGTGTACTTGGATTAAACTTTGGCTATAATATTATATGGTTAATCATTATGTTATCATTTTTAATTGGTGGCTTTTTTTCATTACTAATATTACTTACTGGGATAAAAAGTAGAAAGGAATCTATTCCATTCGGGCCTTTTATAACTATTAGTACAATCCTTGTCATATTACATGGTAACAACATTTTAAGTATGTATTGGAGTATAATGTCGTAA
- a CDS encoding AAA family ATPase has product MICNLIVYDKNNLKKVEEEYKNRSVVSFSSTYLENYESKYGYGYDDKIIDLTGIYEDKKKGKYFFTDVERMIYEKLSELDYETFFSIRKDLHKELVEDLFNFFDEVIDLSDNKNLSSETYTFEPVLYSYKDVAIIKDVIQKESLISFSIFFDKYLNMTLKNLSEIMEVEDIVYIDLTSLAEDLVKNKFSCFMIETFFREIPKVKEILYIVDESKVEDIIASFPFVFDEVKSLSDIVEMKETLVEVEEVVEKKEMSIEKIVENCDMFSKKLYGHNKFKEDLKISFINFYYLNKLGRRKIQSIFICGTSGIGKTEVARMLSKIMYPNENQVKINFGNYSSQGVLNSLIGSPLGYIGSDEGGELINKIKSSDSRIILIDEFEKADSTVYNFFYELLEDGQFTDRKGEIHDLNGYTIIFTSNLDKTTFKNHIPEPLRSRFDMKVFFEQLNNITKKGFIINYSEELLNDIQERLQVDISQFNINEYVEELMVHSNLREIKRLIEDKVFRYIINRGRVQ; this is encoded by the coding sequence ATGATTTGTAATTTGATAGTTTATGATAAAAATAATTTAAAAAAAGTTGAAGAAGAATATAAGAATCGTAGTGTGGTAAGCTTTAGTTCAACCTATTTAGAAAACTATGAGTCTAAATATGGATATGGTTATGATGATAAGATAATAGATTTGACAGGTATATATGAGGATAAAAAGAAAGGTAAATATTTCTTCACAGATGTAGAAAGAATGATATACGAAAAATTATCGGAACTAGACTATGAAACCTTTTTCTCAATTAGAAAAGACCTTCATAAAGAATTAGTAGAAGATCTATTTAATTTCTTCGATGAAGTAATTGATTTATCAGATAACAAAAATCTAAGTAGTGAAACATATACTTTCGAACCGGTATTATATAGTTATAAGGATGTAGCAATAATAAAAGATGTGATTCAGAAAGAATCATTAATCAGTTTTTCGATATTTTTTGATAAGTACTTAAATATGACTCTAAAGAATTTATCAGAAATTATGGAGGTTGAAGATATTGTATATATTGATTTAACAAGTCTTGCGGAAGATCTAGTTAAAAATAAGTTTTCCTGTTTTATGATAGAAACATTTTTTAGAGAAATTCCTAAAGTTAAAGAAATATTGTATATAGTAGATGAATCAAAAGTAGAAGATATTATTGCAAGTTTTCCTTTTGTATTTGATGAAGTGAAATCATTATCAGATATCGTTGAAATGAAAGAGACATTAGTAGAAGTAGAGGAAGTAGTAGAGAAGAAAGAAATGTCAATTGAAAAGATAGTCGAAAACTGTGATATGTTCTCAAAGAAGCTTTATGGACATAACAAATTTAAAGAAGACTTAAAAATTTCATTTATCAACTTTTATTATTTAAATAAGCTAGGAAGAAGAAAAATTCAGTCAATATTCATTTGTGGAACATCTGGAATCGGTAAAACAGAAGTAGCAAGAATGCTATCAAAAATAATGTATCCTAATGAAAATCAGGTGAAAATTAATTTTGGAAATTATTCATCACAAGGTGTTTTAAACAGTCTAATTGGTTCGCCATTAGGTTATATCGGAAGCGATGAAGGAGGAGAGCTTATTAATAAAATTAAGAGTTCTGACTCAAGGATCATTTTAATAGACGAGTTTGAAAAAGCGGACTCTACCGTATATAACTTTTTCTATGAATTGTTAGAGGACGGACAATTTACAGATAGAAAAGGAGAAATTCATGACTTAAATGGATACACTATAATTTTCACCTCGAATTTAGATAAAACAACTTTTAAGAATCATATACCAGAACCATTAAGGTCAAGATTTGATATGAAAGTTTTTTTTGAGCAATTAAATAATATAACTAAAAAAGGATTCATTATTAATTATTCTGAAGAATTGTTAAATGATATTCAAGAGCGATTACAAGTTGATATATCACAATTTAATATTAATGAGTACGTAGAGGAACTCATGGTTCATAGTAATTTAAGAGAAATCAAAAGGCTTATAGAGGATAAAGTATTTAGATATATTATAAATAGGGGCAGAGTCCAATAA
- a CDS encoding GGDEF domain-containing protein: protein MLYTVAGLSAVVLIQTMVLKKKDNLIKKIDADSKIYREKAVDTEKNIILSKILAVSMEKAPIKQSCDKLVSVFCNYFNVDYCTLLLVDDRSDFNVVSSNIREPEELKKLEIFTRRSINNFTAGQEAIAYSSSNMELEYDFAKRRGIKYYYMIPLKSNEGMIGALVIENSNNTNPREGFEEDFFNIIIENTSMVVQNFIYDDKIVSMALKDGLTGIYNRAYMLRHMEEENEIHINSGDSYTLVMLDIDYFKKFNDTYGHLFGDEVLRCLAKYFQDNLRDTDYIARYGGEEFMLFFPRSKNEEILPRLEILREGLSKMPVSMEVDGKIETCFVTASFGMSEYPRDALSSKKLIECSDKALYISKAKGRNCVTVYNIAR from the coding sequence ATGTTATATACAGTAGCAGGGTTATCAGCAGTGGTACTTATACAAACTATGGTACTAAAAAAGAAAGATAATTTAATAAAGAAGATAGATGCGGACAGTAAAATTTATAGAGAAAAAGCTGTGGATACTGAAAAGAATATAATACTTTCTAAAATACTTGCTGTATCAATGGAAAAGGCTCCTATAAAACAATCATGTGATAAATTGGTAAGTGTCTTTTGTAATTATTTTAATGTAGATTATTGCACATTGTTATTGGTAGATGATCGTTCTGACTTCAATGTTGTTTCATCAAATATTAGAGAACCTGAAGAACTTAAAAAGTTAGAAATTTTTACTAGAAGAAGTATAAATAATTTTACTGCAGGTCAAGAGGCGATTGCTTATTCCTCTTCTAATATGGAATTAGAATATGATTTTGCAAAAAGAAGAGGGATAAAATATTACTATATGATTCCATTAAAAAGCAATGAAGGTATGATAGGTGCCTTAGTAATAGAAAATTCAAATAATACGAATCCACGGGAAGGTTTTGAAGAGGACTTTTTTAATATAATTATTGAAAATACCAGTATGGTAGTTCAAAACTTTATTTATGATGATAAGATTGTTTCTATGGCTCTTAAAGATGGTTTAACAGGGATATATAATAGAGCATATATGCTTAGACATATGGAAGAGGAAAATGAAATACATATTAATTCTGGGGATTCCTATACACTTGTAATGTTAGATATAGATTATTTTAAAAAATTCAATGATACCTATGGCCATCTTTTTGGTGATGAGGTATTAAGGTGTTTAGCTAAGTATTTTCAAGATAACCTTAGAGATACAGATTATATAGCTAGGTATGGTGGAGAAGAGTTTATGTTATTTTTCCCTAGATCTAAGAATGAAGAAATATTACCTAGACTAGAAATTCTAAGAGAAGGTTTATCTAAAATGCCTGTTTCAATGGAAGTTGATGGTAAGATAGAAACATGTTTTGTTACAGCATCATTTGGAATGTCAGAATATCCTCGTGACGCACTGAGCAGTAAAAAGCTTATAGAGTGTTCTGATAAAGCTCTATATATTTCTAAGGCTAAAGGCAGAAATTGTGTGACTGTATATAATATAGCCAGGTAA
- a CDS encoding DNA topoisomerase, producing the protein MKLIICEKSNVAKKIAKALKCTKSNNYYENNDYLIVNARGHLLELYDCKDYDDKFNIWQLDDFPYIPTVYKYKPIDETIKLLNTIKQLVERTDVTEIINAFDNDREGSNIYRTLHEYLEIKKPVYRILVNEWTPYEINKALHNMLTNEDSLPLQKAGECRQLTDWTIGINLTSAVTTKYTVGRGIPLSIGRVILPTLYLIYQRTYDIVNFSPETHYELESEFSFGENSFKGTLINNEGNKKFQENELNLIKGNILDKTAVVEDITKKNSSTSPKSLFNLSDLQGYITSKYDNWTSTKVLKVLQGIYENGYVSYPRTKSRHLESTQEFISQTKNVLNALKISEWYKQYTDEIIFTKSYKVFDSSKVESHGAIIPTYIVPNELNQDEKILYSEISKRFVSHFMPNSEYENTDITIKCEQHIFIAKYKKNIKEGWEKLYLSSKSKTVPYLKKLEKGRVSNCDVLEKQSSPPKPYTEKSLLTAMEVCGRKIDGDITSESNSDILRDVLEGYEIGTQGTRGAIIDRLIRSGYVERKGKSFKITKLGINTIKTLSFVSFIKPEFTGQIEKALNNISKNKLSAEVFMKKIHDLVVRDVEKIKSSPDFILKDYIKEEKELIEMNEIGKCPICKKPVIDSSKSFACSGWKEGCNFKIWKDNKFLEGYNAKIKKTDAKKLLESSEGTVIRANSTYINCRLIKDGSDYVVRCTIEDASKHEIGPCPKCGKPVIEGSKAFGCSDWKEGCDFKIWKTNKFLELFKTKVSKSLAKELLNNPGITRISIGSTFIDCKLVQNNGNYYPDFKVDESEKKGLGICPDCKGKVIISKSSYKCENNCGFTIWKNNFKLKEYKKKLSESIVKKLLSDRKIPIKGLTSPRTQTKFDAELELVKKNDKWYVNIVFDYN; encoded by the coding sequence ATGAAATTAATCATCTGCGAAAAAAGTAATGTAGCGAAAAAAATAGCAAAAGCTCTAAAATGTACAAAGTCAAATAACTACTATGAAAATAATGACTACTTAATAGTAAATGCGAGAGGTCACTTATTGGAGCTATATGACTGTAAGGATTATGATGATAAATTTAATATTTGGCAACTAGACGATTTTCCATATATCCCTACAGTCTATAAGTACAAACCAATAGACGAAACAATCAAACTATTAAACACTATTAAGCAACTTGTAGAAAGAACTGATGTCACAGAAATTATCAACGCATTTGATAACGATAGAGAAGGTTCCAATATATATAGAACTTTACATGAATATTTAGAAATTAAAAAGCCTGTTTATAGAATATTGGTTAATGAATGGACTCCTTATGAGATCAATAAGGCTCTTCATAATATGCTTACTAATGAAGATTCTTTACCCCTGCAAAAGGCAGGAGAGTGTAGACAGCTTACAGATTGGACCATTGGAATAAATCTCACTTCAGCTGTAACTACAAAATATACAGTGGGTAGGGGAATTCCATTATCAATCGGTAGGGTTATTCTTCCTACTTTATATCTGATATACCAAAGGACGTATGATATTGTTAATTTCTCTCCGGAAACACACTATGAGTTAGAAAGTGAATTTAGTTTTGGAGAAAATAGTTTCAAGGGAACTCTAATAAACAATGAGGGGAATAAGAAGTTCCAGGAGAATGAACTAAACTTGATCAAAGGTAATATACTAGATAAAACAGCAGTAGTTGAAGATATAACAAAGAAAAATTCATCAACTTCTCCTAAGTCTTTGTTTAATTTAAGTGATTTGCAAGGCTATATTACTAGTAAGTATGATAATTGGACTTCTACTAAGGTTTTAAAAGTCTTGCAGGGAATATATGAAAATGGATATGTTTCTTATCCAAGAACTAAATCTAGACATCTAGAGAGTACACAAGAATTTATTAGCCAAACTAAAAATGTACTAAATGCCCTAAAAATATCAGAATGGTATAAACAATATACAGATGAGATTATTTTTACAAAATCTTATAAAGTTTTTGACTCTAGCAAGGTAGAAAGTCATGGTGCAATAATTCCAACATACATCGTTCCAAATGAACTTAATCAAGATGAAAAAATTCTTTACTCGGAAATATCAAAGAGATTTGTATCACATTTTATGCCTAATTCAGAGTATGAAAATACAGATATCACAATTAAATGTGAACAACATATTTTTATAGCCAAGTATAAAAAGAATATAAAAGAAGGCTGGGAAAAACTATATCTAAGCTCTAAAAGTAAAACAGTTCCGTATCTAAAAAAATTAGAGAAGGGGAGAGTTAGTAATTGTGATGTATTGGAAAAACAATCATCTCCACCGAAGCCTTATACTGAAAAGTCACTACTTACCGCTATGGAAGTGTGTGGCAGGAAAATAGATGGTGATATTACATCAGAGAGTAATTCAGATATCCTTAGAGACGTACTAGAAGGGTATGAGATAGGGACACAAGGAACTAGGGGGGCTATTATAGACCGCTTGATTAGAAGTGGCTATGTAGAAAGAAAGGGCAAGAGTTTTAAAATTACAAAACTAGGCATAAATACTATAAAAACTTTATCTTTTGTAAGTTTTATTAAACCTGAGTTTACAGGTCAAATAGAAAAAGCACTTAATAATATTTCAAAGAATAAACTTTCTGCAGAAGTTTTTATGAAAAAGATTCATGACTTAGTAGTCAGGGATGTGGAGAAAATAAAAAGTTCTCCTGATTTCATATTAAAAGACTATATTAAAGAAGAAAAGGAGTTGATAGAAATGAATGAAATAGGAAAATGTCCTATATGTAAAAAACCCGTAATTGATAGTAGCAAAAGTTTTGCCTGTAGTGGGTGGAAGGAGGGTTGTAATTTTAAGATTTGGAAGGATAATAAGTTCTTAGAAGGATATAATGCTAAGATTAAGAAAACTGATGCTAAGAAGCTTTTAGAGTCTTCTGAAGGAACTGTAATTAGAGCAAATTCAACTTATATCAATTGTAGGTTGATTAAAGATGGTTCAGATTATGTTGTAAGATGCACAATAGAAGATGCATCCAAACATGAAATAGGACCCTGTCCTAAATGTGGAAAACCTGTTATAGAAGGTAGTAAGGCATTTGGTTGTTCTGATTGGAAAGAAGGGTGTGACTTCAAAATTTGGAAGACTAACAAGTTTCTTGAGTTATTCAAAACAAAAGTCAGCAAATCTTTAGCTAAAGAATTATTAAATAATCCTGGTATTACTAGGATAAGCATTGGATCAACATTTATTGACTGTAAACTAGTACAGAATAATGGTAACTATTATCCTGATTTCAAAGTTGATGAAAGTGAAAAAAAAGGCCTAGGCATCTGTCCTGACTGTAAGGGAAAGGTCATTATTTCTAAATCAAGTTACAAATGTGAAAATAACTGTGGCTTTACAATCTGGAAAAACAACTTTAAACTAAAAGAGTATAAGAAGAAACTATCTGAATCAATAGTTAAAAAACTCTTATCAGATAGAAAAATTCCTATAAAAGGACTGACATCTCCAAGGACACAAACAAAGTTTGATGCAGAGCTTGAATTGGTAAAGAAAAATGATAAATGGTATGTTAACATTGTTTTTGACTATAATTAA
- a CDS encoding tyrosine-type recombinase/integrase: MKPDIENKKYQELSRRLRTMPEFVVDFIRSLHEKLAISSQIAYLKDYTLFFEYMLLLPEIEKTKISELTVDDMSNEYITESDIWGFLEYLTSYNKKFIKKDGEETVQNFTNSKKGKSRKLASIRMLYKYLGRKYKIQDPTKYVEISIKKKKKIKERLSEKDISLLLSTIVDDIGIDPNDTRLLKRHKQVKLRDLTMLMLLAFTGIRISELIQLDISDVSIVEEAMIIERKGGDQEKIGVPDEIIPQISEYIEWRKKISMEDIPDQYKDALFLSNQKKRMHSRSVSIALNKYAVRSNLDVKVTPHTFRRTFATQLLELYGNIELVAEVLGHSTVETTRKFYAEMSDESKKIAMKGFKYNDKKR, translated from the coding sequence ATGAAGCCAGATATTGAAAATAAAAAGTATCAAGAATTATCTAGAAGATTAAGAACTATGCCAGAGTTTGTTGTTGATTTCATTAGGTCTTTACATGAAAAACTAGCTATAAGTAGCCAAATAGCCTACCTAAAGGACTATACCCTATTTTTTGAATACATGCTACTTCTCCCCGAAATAGAGAAAACAAAAATCAGTGAGCTTACTGTTGATGATATGAGCAATGAATATATAACTGAAAGCGATATTTGGGGATTTTTAGAGTATCTTACATCATATAACAAGAAGTTTATTAAGAAAGATGGTGAGGAAACTGTTCAGAATTTTACAAACTCCAAAAAAGGTAAATCAAGAAAACTTGCTAGCATTCGTATGCTATATAAGTATCTTGGTAGAAAATACAAAATTCAAGATCCTACAAAATATGTAGAGATATCAATTAAGAAGAAGAAGAAAATTAAAGAACGTTTATCAGAGAAGGATATTTCCCTACTTCTGAGCACTATTGTAGATGATATCGGAATAGATCCTAATGATACACGCTTACTTAAAAGGCATAAGCAAGTTAAATTAAGAGACTTAACCATGCTTATGTTGTTAGCATTCACTGGTATAAGAATATCTGAGTTAATACAGTTAGATATCTCTGATGTCAGTATTGTTGAAGAAGCTATGATAATTGAAAGAAAAGGTGGAGATCAAGAAAAAATTGGTGTACCAGATGAGATAATCCCTCAAATAAGTGAATATATTGAATGGAGAAAAAAAATAAGTATGGAAGATATTCCAGATCAATATAAGGATGCATTATTTTTATCTAATCAAAAGAAAAGAATGCATTCAAGAAGTGTTAGTATTGCATTAAATAAGTATGCTGTAAGGTCTAATTTAGACGTTAAAGTCACACCTCATACTTTCAGAAGAACATTTGCTACACAATTATTAGAATTGTATGGGAATATTGAGCTTGTTGCAGAGGTATTAGGCCACTCTACTGTAGAAACTACAAGAAAGTTTTACGCAGAAATGAGTGATGAAAGCAAAAAAATAGCTATGAAAGGTTTTAAATATAATGATAAAAAGAGATAA